The Natribaculum luteum genome contains the following window.
CTTTTTGGTCGTTGCCGGTGTACGACGGTCGACGAGGGAGATCTCGAATGGATACTTCGCGACCCGAACGAGGCCAGTTGCTGGACGAGTTTCCGTACGTTCGAGTCGGCGACGGCCCACGCACGCTCCTCCTGATTCCCGGCATCGGCGACGCGCTGTTCGACGGCGAGTACGGTCAGCTCGCCTCCTGGGGTCTCCGGGCGTTTCTCCGTGAGTACGTCGACGACCACACGGTGTATCTGGTGAGTCGACCGCGTGGACTCGCCAAGGGAACGTCGATCCGGGACATGGCACGCGACTACGGCCGCGTCCTCGACGAGGAGCTCGGCCCCGCGTCGGTGATCGGGGCCTCGATGGGCGGACTGATCGCACAGGACCTCGCGATCGACCGACCGGATCTGGTCGATCGGCTCGTCCTCGCCGTCTCCGGCTGTCGGGTCGCAGCCGAGAGCGTGCCGACGATCCGTCGGAACCGCCGACGGGCGCTCGAGCACGACTGGACGGCGCTTCGCAGCGAACTGCTCCGGGAACTTTACACCGGCTGGCGGCGCGCGGTCTATCCGCGACTCTCGCGGACGATCGGCCGCGTTCGACCGCCGAACCCCGCCGATCCGCTCGACGTCGTCGTCTCGATCGACGCCGTCCTCGAGTTCGACAGCCGGGAGCGACTCGAACGGATCCACGCACCGACGCTGGTCATCGGGGGGACCGACGATCTCTACTTTCCAGAGCCGATCCTCCGAGAAACCCACGAGGAGATCCCTGACGCACAGCTAGCGATGTTTCGCGAGGTCCGCCACGGTGCGTTCCTCGAGCGGAAGGCGGGGTTCGACAACTGGGTCACTCGATTCCTCACGAGCGAGCCGACGCAGGTCTCCTACGGGTGAGGTCTCGCACTCAGCCTTCGTCGATCGAGAGCACGCGACCCGCGGCGACCGTCTGGCCCATGTCGCGAATGGCGAAACTCCCGAGTTCGGGGATCTCGCTCGAGGGCTCGACGCTGAGCGGTTTCTGCGGGCGGACGGTCACGATGGCGGCGTCGCCCGACTGGATGAAGTCGGGGTTCTCCTCTTCGACCTCGCCGCTCGAGGGATCGATCTTCTGGTCGATCGTCTCGAGCGTGCAGGCGACCTGTGCCGTGTGGGCGTGGAAGACCGGCGTGTACCCCGCGGTGATGACCGAGGGGTGTTGCATGACGACGATCTGGGCCTGGAAGGTCCGTGCCACGGTCGGCGGGTCGTCGGCCGGACCGCAGACGTCGCCGCGACGAATGTCGTCTTTGCCGATGCCGCGGACGTTGAACCCGACGTTGTCGCCGGGTTCGGCGCGGGGAATCTCCTCGTGGTGCATCTCGATCGTCTTGACCTCGCCGCCGACATCGCTGGGCTGGAAGGAGACGGTGTCGCCGATTTCCATGACGCCAGTCTCGACCCGCCCGACGGGAACGGTACCGATGCCCGAGATGGTGTAGACGTCCTGGATCGGCAAGCGAAGCGGCGCGTCTGTCGGGGGTTCCGTCTCCGGCAGGTCGTTCAGGGCGTCGAGGATCGTCGGCCCGTCGTACCACGGCGTGTTCTCGGAGAGTTCGGCGACGTTGTCGCCCTCGAACGCCGAGATCGGGATGAAACTCGCGTCCTCGGTGGCGAAACGGACCTGATCGAGCAGGGCCTTGACCTCCTCGACGACCTCGCGATAGCGGTCCTCGTCGTAGTCGACGACGTCCATCTTGTTGACGCCGACGATCAGTTCGTCGATGCCGAGCGTCCGTGCCAGGAAGACGTGCTCCTGGGTCTGGGGTGCGACGCCGTCGTCTGCGGCGACGACGAGGACGGCGTTGTCCGCCTGCGACGCCCCTGTGATCATATTCTTCACGAAGTCGCGGTGGCCGGGCGTGTCGACGACCGTGAAGTAGTAGACGTCGGTTTCGAACTCCTGGTGGGCGATGTCGATCGTCAGGCCGCGTTCTCGCTCTTCGGCCAGATTGTCCATCACGTAGGCGAACTCGAAGCCGCCCTTGCCTTTCTCCTCTGCTTCCTCGCGATGCTGTTCGATGACGTGCTCGGGGATGCTCCCCGTCTCGAACAGCAGTCGGCCGACCAGCGTCGACTTTCCGTGGTCGACGTGGCCGATGATCGCCAGGTTCTGGTGTGGTTTATCTACCATTTCGATCCCCTCGAGTACTATGGTACGTGACACCAGGGCAAAACGCTTGATGGACACCCAACATATTTGAAGGGATTGTCGCGGCCGGTTAGGGCTCCCCGTCGGCCATCGGCACGCACAACACCGGCACAGAGGCGTTGCGAACGACGTTCTCGGTGACGCTTCCGAGAAGGCGTTGTTTGACGCCGGACCGCCCGTGGGTACCCATAACGACGAGGTCGACGTCTTCGTCCTCGACGTACGTCAGGATCACCCGCGATGGGGGACCGCTGGCCACCGTTCCCGTGACGCTGACGTCTGCCTCGAGCGCGCGTTCTCGCACCGTCGCGAGCGCACCCTTCCCCTGTAACTCGAGCGCCTCGAAGATCTCGTCTGCTCCCTCGCCGCTCACCAGCCGGCTCGTGTCGGCCGAGTACAGCGCGTGGACCATCGCGTCGAACGCGTCCGCCAGCGTGACGCCCCACTCGACTGCGACCGCTGCCGTCTCGCTCCCGTCGGTCGGCAACAGAACGTCGTCGTAGTCGTAGCCGTCTGCTGGCGTGTCGCCTGCTGCTGGCGGGACCGCGAGTACCGGCGAACTCGTCGTCCGGAGAACGTTCTCGGTGACGCTGCCGAGTAGGACCCGCTCGAGGCCTGTCCGGCCTTTCGTCCCCATCGCGACGACGTCGACGTCGTGCTCGTCGGCGTACGCGCCGATGATCTCGAACGGAACGCCGCGCTCGACTGCTGTGGTGGCGTCGACGCCCGCGTCCCGGGCGAGCGTCGCGACCGCGTCGACCGCTCGCTCGGCCTCGCGCTCGAGCGGCGACTGGCCGTCACCGTCGAACTCGAGGGCTTCGGCGGCGTGGGTCACGTCGACGACCGAGAGGACGTGGACGTCTGCGTCGACCGTGCTCGCGAGGTCGATCCCCCGCCTCGCACCGGCGAGTGCGCCCTCGCTCCCGTCGGTGGGGATCAGGACCGACTCGATGGATCGGTTCATGTCACGACGGTACGACGTCGACGTACAAGATACTACGTGGCGACGTCACGTCGGCCGAACGGCGAGCCGCTCCGCTACGTTCGACCGGCGAGGTCGCGCCGTCTCCCTTTCGGTACCAGCGAGCGCAACTCGCCGTGGAGGTAGAGTCCGACGCCGAGCGGTTCGCGCTCGCCTGCGACCGTGTGGGCGGCGATCAGGTACCCCCAGTCGCCGTCCCACTCGAGGTCCTGGTCCTCGCCGGCGACGAACCGCCGCGCCTGCTCGCGGGTCAGGTCGATCACGCAGTCGGTCGCGTGTCCGCCAAAGCGCTGGACGAAGTCGGTCGTCGGCTTCCAGTGTTCCTGGCGCGTCCGCAGGCAGGTCATCCCGAGTGCCTCGAGTTCGACCGGCGTCGGCGACTCGCCCGCGTAGATCCAGATCTTTCCTGCTCCTTTCTCCCAGAACGTGTGGTCGTCGAAGGTTTCTGGCGGAATGCCGAACCGGTCCGCGAAGTACTCGAGGGTCTCCGCACGGCTCACCCGTCCCTCGACGGTCCGCTCGTCGGCCGTCGCCGGCAGTCGATCGAACCGCTGGCCGACGTTCTCCTCGAGGTCGCCGTCGCCCGCGTCACCCGACATCAGGCGGTCACCTCCAGTTTCGCGACGAAGAAGCCGCCCGTGTCGTTGTGGTGTGGGTAGATTCGCATCGCCCGCTCGAGGCTCGAGTCGTACGCCTCGTCGTCCCACTCGGTGAGTCCGGGCGCGTACTCGAGGTCGGCGTCGGCGTCGACGACGCGACAGTCCTCCTCCTCGAGGACGTAGTCGACGACGGCCTCGTTCTCCTCGGGGGCGAACGTACAGGTCGAGTAGACGACGGACCCGCCCTCGCGGGTGGCCTGGACCGCCCGCCGGAGGATCCCCTTCTGGATGCCCGAGACGGACTTGACGTGACCGACGGACCAGTCACAGAGCGCGTCGGGGTTCTTCCGGATCGTTCCCTCGCAGGAACACGGCGCGTCGACGAGCGACCGGTCGAACTCGTCGAACGCGAGGGGCTTCATCGAGAAGTTGCGCGCGTCCTGGTTGGTCACTGCGATCGAGGTCACACCGAGGCGTTCGGCGTTGAACCGCAGCGCCGAGAGTCGCCCGAGGTTGCTGTCGTTGCCCACGACGGTTCCCCGGTCGTCCATCAGTGCCGCGAGCTGGGTCGTCTTCCCGCCCGGAGCGGCACAGGCGTCCCAGACCCGGTCGCCGGGCTCGGGGTCGAGGACGACCGGCGGCACCGCCGACACCTCCTCCTGTCCGTGCGTGAACCCGTGGTACGACGCCCAGGTCGACCCCGGCGAGTCGGTCTCGAGACGCAGGACCCGCGGGTTCCACGCTGCCTGGTCGTACTCGACGCCCTCCTCGTCCAGCGTGGCCGTCGCCCGCTCGACGCTCGCCTTGATCGTGTTCACGCGGACGGCGTTGCCGAGCGGTCGCCGACACGCCTCGAGGAAGGCCTCGAAGTCGTCGACGATCGGTCGGTACCGCTCGAGTGGCTCCATTGCTCGCCTGTTCGGTCGCTCGCCGTTTGTGGGTTTCGAAGCGGGGGCGGTCCGACGTCCCAGGAGTAGCGCCCGCGCCGTCGACGGCGTGACCTCGAGAACGGGCACGAGAGTGGTGACCGGCACCGAACCGAGGCTGGCGACGCGAGACGGTGACTGATGACGTGGCAGGTCGTCTCGTGACCCGTTTCTCGTCGTTTTTCCGGCGTCAGAACGGATCCTGCCCATTTTTTATCGTGGGACCGCTCCGGGAGCGATAGAGATGTCTACGGAAAGTCACGACGTAGTGGTCATCGGCGGCGGAACCGCCGGCTGCTTCGCCGCGGCGACCGCTGCCCAGGAAGGGGTCGACGTCGTCCTCCTCGAGCGCAAGACCGAGGAGGAGGCGGGACACATCGCCTGTGGCGACGGAATCAAGGGCGCGAGTGCGTTTCCCGACGTCGTCGACCGCGACCGGCTCGACGAGGAGGCGTTTACCAACCGGAACATCAGCAGGGCGATCTTCGAGAATCCCCAGACCGGCGAGTCGATCGACGTCCCGTTCGACGAGTCCGGCGGCGTCGTCGACCGCTGGACGTACGGGCGGGTGCTCCTCGACGAGGCCGACCGTGCCGGCGCGGAGATCCACTACGAGACGGTCGTTCAGGACGTCGTCCAGCCCGACGATCGGGTCGAGGGCGTGACGGCGATGCGGAACGGAGAGCCAGTCACGTACGAGGCCGACGTCGTCGTCGACGGGGCGGGATCGCTCTCGTTGCTCCAGGACAGGATCGACTTCTCCGGGTCGACGTTCGACACCAACGTCACCTACCAGCAGTTCTGCTCTGCCTATCGTGAGATCCTCGAGGTCGACGACCCCGTCGACTGGGACGACGCGCTGGTGTTCAAGCCCACCGAGGAACTGGGCTACCTCTGGTACTTCCCGCGCTCCTCGACGGAGATCAACGCCGGGCTGGGCTTTCAGATGAACAAGCCGCCGATGAAACTCGTCGAGGACCTCAAACGCGACCTCGAGACCCGACCCGAGTTCCGGAACGCGACAGTGACGGACAAACTGGGTGCCGCTCTCCCGACCCGGCGGCCCTACGACTCGGCCGTCCATCCGGGGTACGTCGCCGTCGGCGACGCCGCAGCCCACGTCAATCCCTGTACCGGCGGCGGGATTCCGGGCGCGGCGAAGGCGGGCCACTGGGCGGCGGAGGTCGCCATCGAGGCGATCGGCGACGGCGACGTCGGCGAGGCCGCGCTGTGGGAGTACAACCGACGCGTCCAGACCGGCTTCGGCAAGCGCTTCGCCGCGATGGACCTCTACAACATTTTCGGCGGCGCTCACGACGTCGACGAACTGGTCTCGGTGATCACCTCGTTGCCCGGCCAGCAACTCGTCGACGCCATCGGGAAACGGGGCACTGCCTCCATGGGGCTCGGCCTGAAGCTCAAGACGATCCTGAAGACGTTCGGCCACTGGGACGTCCTCTACGAACTCTACAGGGTCCAGAGTCTCGCCGCCGATCTCAAAGACGTCTACGACTCCTACCCGGGCGACCCGGCCTACTTCGACGCCTGGCAAAAAGAGCGCGACGCCGTCATGGACCGACTGTACGACGTCACGGGTGCGGAGCCGAAGTACTGATACTATCTGACAATAGCCAGTACGTACTCGAGAGCGACTCGCCCTGTCGGACGGCGAACCGCTGGCCGCGATCCCAACCCCTTTTCCCACCGGTCGACTACCCGTCGGCGATGACAGACGAGATCCCCGTCGATCGCTACCCGACAGCCAACGGCATGCCGGTCCTCGGACTCGGCACGTGGCAGAACACCGACCCCGAGCAGTGCGCCGAGAGCGTCCAGACCGCACTCGAGGTCGGCTACCGCCACGTCGACACCGCACAGGCCTACGACAACGAGGAGGCCGTCGGTGACGGACTCGCGGCTGCCGACGTCGATCGCGAGGACGTCTTCCTCGCGACGAAGGTCTGGAACTCGAACCTGGCGTCCGACGACGTCCTCGAGACGGCGCGGGCGAGTCTCGATCGGCTCGGCGTCGATTACGTCGACCTGCTGTACGTCCACTGGCCGGCGGGTCCGTACGACGCCGAGGAGACGCTGCCGGCGTTCGAACAGCTGTACGACGAGGGGCTGATCGAACGGGTCGGTGTCAGCAACTTCACGCCCGACCTCCTCGAGGAAGCGGTCGACGTCTGCGACGTGCCGATCTTCGCCAACCAGGTCGAGCTACACCCGCTGCACCCTCAGGAGGAGCTTCGCGAGGCGTGCGAGCGCCACGACGTCGAGGTCGTCGCCTACTCGCCGCTGGCGCGCGGCGAGGTCTTCGACGTGCCCGAGATCCAGGAAATCGCGGCCAAACACGACGCGAGCGAGGCGCAGGTCAGTCTCGCCTGGCTCCGCGAGAAAGGCATCACTGCGATCCCCAAGGCGACGAGTCAGGCCCACGTCGAGGACAACTGGCGGTCGCTCGACCTCGAGCTAGACGACGAGGATGTCGAGATGATCGACGCGATCGACCGCACGGATCGCCAGGTCGATCCGGACTTCGGTCCCTGGAACCGATGAACAGTCAGTCGACGTGACTGTCTTCGTGCCGAGAAAAGCCGGAACGTTAACGGTACGCCGGTGTCACGGGTTCGGTATGGCTACCCGCGCACGCAACAGCGGTGGCATCGTCGGCGCGGTGAAAGTCGACTTGCAGCGGTTACACGGCGCGTGGATGGAGATCGTTTTCCCTCGCCAGCGTGGCCGCGGCCACTCCGTGATGGGCAAGTGGCGACCCGAGACGCTTCCACAGAAGATTGGCTACCACTTCTGGAGCGTCCTCGGGACGGTCGGCTTGCTCCTCCTCTACCCGCTGACCGTCATCGGCTTCGCGACCCGCTTTTACGCGGCGAAACTCGACTCGACGACGACTCGTCTCGGCATCCTCGGTGTCACGGGTGTCGCACTGCTCGGCTGGGGACTGTTGACGGTCGCCTGGGGGGCGATGTCGTACATGGAACAGATCGACATCCCCCTCGACGCGGTCGTCGCGGTCGCGGCGGCCAGCGGCGTCGCGACGGTCGCGACCGCACTCGCCGCGACGTTCTCGAAAGTCGGCGGCCGGGGCACGTCGGTCGCCCTCGCGTACCCGTTCGCGATGACGGCCCTGTTCCTCCCGCCGGTCGTCGCGGCGCTCGTCACGCCGTCGCTCGAGGGGTACGTCCTCGAGCCGAGTTACGACCTCGCGGCGTGGTTGCTCGACAACGTGTTGTTCGTCGGCGGGGTCAACGAGTTCCTCCGGACGAACTACACGCTCGAGGGAGCCGCCTACGCGGGGATGTGGCTCGGCTTCTCGTTCCCGCTGGGCTGGTTCTTCGGCGTCGTCGTCGCGCTGGCGAACCTCGTCAGACCGTCCGAGCGAGGGTAATGGACGGTTTTCCCTATGGACTCTCCGCTGTCGATACCATTAGGTAGGCTACCTCCTAACCTCGAGATATGGAACTCGACGTAGCCAAGACGGCCATCGCGTTCGTCGTCGTGATCGGGATCGGCGTCGGTGGCCTCCTCGCCGCGCCGATGATGACCGCCGACACCGTGTTGATGATGGTTGCGCCGTCGATGATCGTATTCGGGCTGATTATGCTGGGTATCGGCGTCGCACACGGCCAGTACCGCGCGACGCACTGATTATCCGTCGAACGCGTTCGCGACCGTCCGTATCGCGTTCGGAACTCCACCGAGCGTTTCTATCCGGACGTACTCGCCGTACGCGTCGGCGATCGCCGCGATCCTGTTACTACTGGACAACGGTCAGTGACTACTCGATCGCGTCTCGCCGTCTGTCGCCGCTGGCGACAGCGTCTCGAGTGCGATCGATGCCTGAACCGTTTTGTCCAGCAGTATGACTGCTCACAGTCCAGTGGCGTCAGACGGGACGAACTCCGTGGCCGTGGCGTCCTCGTCCCGTTCGTGACCGTTCTCGACGGTTTCGGTCGGCGAAGGGGGAACGACACGGCCGTCGACACGGCCGTCGACACGACCGACTCGAGACCGCTCTATGCGAAGAGAATCGTCGCTTTCGAACCGGAGGAGTCCAGTTTGGGTTACATGTAACCCAGGTCGCGCAGCCGCTCCATCAGGTCCTCTTTGTCCTGTGCACGACCCGCACGTTCGGTCGTGCTCTCGAGGTCCTGCAGCCACGCGGGTTCGGTGTCGGACTTCTCGGTCGAGACTTCGCTGCCCAGCGAACGGAAGCCGGCGAAGTACTTCGGCGAGACGGGGATGTCGTCCTGGGTGAGGTCGTTCGGCAGGTCGTCGTCGCCCTGTGGGACGTAGCCGTCGTCGGGGTACGCCTCGACGGTGTCGGGGACGACGTAGTTCCAGAAGGCCTCCCAGACGGCGGCCTCGTCGAACTGGAGGATGGGCTGGATGCGGTCGTGGGGCGGGTAGATGTCCGGATCGTGACGGGGCGAGAAGAACGTCTCGTCGGCGCGAGCCTCCTGCTCGTCCCAGCGGACGCCGGAGATAACGCCGTCGACGCCTAAGTCCTCGAGGGCGTCGTTCAGCGCCACCGTCTTCAGCAGGTGGTTGCCCGCGTAGGTGTCGAGCAGGAACGGGAAGGTGTCCTCTTCGTACTCGAGGATCTCGCGGACGTGGTGCTGGTTGTGCTCCGAGAGGTCGGCGACGGGGACGTCGTCGCCCGGTTCGAGACCGTGTTCGTCGACGTAGTCGCCGATATCCTCGTTGCGGGCGTAGACGACCTCGAGGTCCCATTCGTCGGCCCACTTCTCGACGAAGCCGTGGATCGCATCGAAGTGCTGGAAGTGATCGATGAAGATCGCCGTCGGGAGGTCGTAGCCGTGTTTCTCGGCGACTTCCTTGACGAAGTAGAGCGTGAGCGTCGAGTCCTTGCCGCCGGTCCACATCACGGCGGGGTTCTCGTACTCCTCGAGGCCCTTCTGGGTGACCTCGATCGCCTTCTCGATTTTGTCTTCGAGACGCGGGTAGTCTGCCGGATCTTCGCCGTCGCCATCGTCGTAGTCGACGTCGACGTACTCGGGGAAGTTCTCGGACATAGGGTGTAATTAGATATAATTAGTAGGCTTAAACTCTTTTTGCCGGCGGAAACCTCTGACGGGAGTTAATGCGTTAACGCTTGTCGGTCGCTGGGGCGCTCTCACGATCAGCACGCGACGACAAACAGAATCGATCGGCTCGAGGACCCGTTACTCGTCGCTCGCGTCTCGCACGACGAAGACGGGAACCGACGCGTTGTCGACGACCCGCTCCGAGACGCTGCCCATCGAAATCTGTTTCTCCCGTGGGCTCTTCCCCTGTGTCCCGATGACGATCAGGTCGGCGTCCACGTCGTCGGCATACCTGAGAATCTCCTTGTCCGGCGTGCCGTGTCTGACCTCCTCGACCGTCTCGAGGCCGGCCTCGCTCGCCCGGTCAGCGACGTCTGCGACGGCGTCTCGGCCTTCTCCCTCGAGGTTGGCTTCGATCTCCGCTCGCGTTCCGTCGGTCGCCGCCTGCAGGAGGCGCGTGTCGACGACGTAGAGCGCGTGGACGGTCGCGTCGTTGGTCTCGGCGATCGGGAGCGCGTGCTCGAGCGTCTGGCGAACGGTGCTGCTGCCGTCTGTCGGGACGAGAACGTTGTCGTACATCGATCTGGGACCTCTCGCTCGGCTACGTGTCCCCTCTCACTCCGTGGTCAGAAGTGTTTCGACTCCGCAGGTGGTGGCGTTCAGCGTCGCTTCGATCCGGGTTCGGGCCCGTCGTCGGGTGCCGACACGTCGCTACTGCCGGCATCGTCGGTCCGCACGTCCTCGCCCTCCTGGATCGCCTTCGCCTCCCGTTCCATCGCCTCGAGGTCCACCTCTGCTTCTCGATCGATCTCGCCGATGATCTCGGCGATGTCG
Protein-coding sequences here:
- a CDS encoding alpha/beta fold hydrolase; its protein translation is MDTSRPERGQLLDEFPYVRVGDGPRTLLLIPGIGDALFDGEYGQLASWGLRAFLREYVDDHTVYLVSRPRGLAKGTSIRDMARDYGRVLDEELGPASVIGASMGGLIAQDLAIDRPDLVDRLVLAVSGCRVAAESVPTIRRNRRRALEHDWTALRSELLRELYTGWRRAVYPRLSRTIGRVRPPNPADPLDVVVSIDAVLEFDSRERLERIHAPTLVIGGTDDLYFPEPILRETHEEIPDAQLAMFREVRHGAFLERKAGFDNWVTRFLTSEPTQVSYG
- the tuf gene encoding translation elongation factor EF-1 subunit alpha codes for the protein MVDKPHQNLAIIGHVDHGKSTLVGRLLFETGSIPEHVIEQHREEAEEKGKGGFEFAYVMDNLAEERERGLTIDIAHQEFETDVYYFTVVDTPGHRDFVKNMITGASQADNAVLVVAADDGVAPQTQEHVFLARTLGIDELIVGVNKMDVVDYDEDRYREVVEEVKALLDQVRFATEDASFIPISAFEGDNVAELSENTPWYDGPTILDALNDLPETEPPTDAPLRLPIQDVYTISGIGTVPVGRVETGVMEIGDTVSFQPSDVGGEVKTIEMHHEEIPRAEPGDNVGFNVRGIGKDDIRRGDVCGPADDPPTVARTFQAQIVVMQHPSVITAGYTPVFHAHTAQVACTLETIDQKIDPSSGEVEEENPDFIQSGDAAIVTVRPQKPLSVEPSSEIPELGSFAIRDMGQTVAAGRVLSIDEG
- a CDS encoding universal stress protein gives rise to the protein MNRSIESVLIPTDGSEGALAGARRGIDLASTVDADVHVLSVVDVTHAAEALEFDGDGQSPLEREAERAVDAVATLARDAGVDATTAVERGVPFEIIGAYADEHDVDVVAMGTKGRTGLERVLLGSVTENVLRTTSSPVLAVPPAAGDTPADGYDYDDVLLPTDGSETAAVAVEWGVTLADAFDAMVHALYSADTSRLVSGEGADEIFEALELQGKGALATVRERALEADVSVTGTVASGPPSRVILTYVEDEDVDLVVMGTHGRSGVKQRLLGSVTENVVRNASVPVLCVPMADGEP
- a CDS encoding DUF7122 family protein, which produces MSGDAGDGDLEENVGQRFDRLPATADERTVEGRVSRAETLEYFADRFGIPPETFDDHTFWEKGAGKIWIYAGESPTPVELEALGMTCLRTRQEHWKPTTDFVQRFGGHATDCVIDLTREQARRFVAGEDQDLEWDGDWGYLIAAHTVAGEREPLGVGLYLHGELRSLVPKGRRRDLAGRT
- a CDS encoding RsmB/NOP family class I SAM-dependent RNA methyltransferase — encoded protein: MEPLERYRPIVDDFEAFLEACRRPLGNAVRVNTIKASVERATATLDEEGVEYDQAAWNPRVLRLETDSPGSTWASYHGFTHGQEEVSAVPPVVLDPEPGDRVWDACAAPGGKTTQLAALMDDRGTVVGNDSNLGRLSALRFNAERLGVTSIAVTNQDARNFSMKPLAFDEFDRSLVDAPCSCEGTIRKNPDALCDWSVGHVKSVSGIQKGILRRAVQATREGGSVVYSTCTFAPEENEAVVDYVLEEEDCRVVDADADLEYAPGLTEWDDEAYDSSLERAMRIYPHHNDTGGFFVAKLEVTA
- a CDS encoding geranylgeranyl reductase family protein, which codes for MFYRGTAPGAIEMSTESHDVVVIGGGTAGCFAAATAAQEGVDVVLLERKTEEEAGHIACGDGIKGASAFPDVVDRDRLDEEAFTNRNISRAIFENPQTGESIDVPFDESGGVVDRWTYGRVLLDEADRAGAEIHYETVVQDVVQPDDRVEGVTAMRNGEPVTYEADVVVDGAGSLSLLQDRIDFSGSTFDTNVTYQQFCSAYREILEVDDPVDWDDALVFKPTEELGYLWYFPRSSTEINAGLGFQMNKPPMKLVEDLKRDLETRPEFRNATVTDKLGAALPTRRPYDSAVHPGYVAVGDAAAHVNPCTGGGIPGAAKAGHWAAEVAIEAIGDGDVGEAALWEYNRRVQTGFGKRFAAMDLYNIFGGAHDVDELVSVITSLPGQQLVDAIGKRGTASMGLGLKLKTILKTFGHWDVLYELYRVQSLAADLKDVYDSYPGDPAYFDAWQKERDAVMDRLYDVTGAEPKY
- a CDS encoding aldo/keto reductase, which produces MTDEIPVDRYPTANGMPVLGLGTWQNTDPEQCAESVQTALEVGYRHVDTAQAYDNEEAVGDGLAAADVDREDVFLATKVWNSNLASDDVLETARASLDRLGVDYVDLLYVHWPAGPYDAEETLPAFEQLYDEGLIERVGVSNFTPDLLEEAVDVCDVPIFANQVELHPLHPQEELREACERHDVEVVAYSPLARGEVFDVPEIQEIAAKHDASEAQVSLAWLREKGITAIPKATSQAHVEDNWRSLDLELDDEDVEMIDAIDRTDRQVDPDFGPWNR
- a CDS encoding DUF7333 family protein — encoded protein: MELDVAKTAIAFVVVIGIGVGGLLAAPMMTADTVLMMVAPSMIVFGLIMLGIGVAHGQYRATH
- a CDS encoding phosphoadenosine phosphosulfate reductase family protein, with amino-acid sequence MSENFPEYVDVDYDDGDGEDPADYPRLEDKIEKAIEVTQKGLEEYENPAVMWTGGKDSTLTLYFVKEVAEKHGYDLPTAIFIDHFQHFDAIHGFVEKWADEWDLEVVYARNEDIGDYVDEHGLEPGDDVPVADLSEHNQHHVREILEYEEDTFPFLLDTYAGNHLLKTVALNDALEDLGVDGVISGVRWDEQEARADETFFSPRHDPDIYPPHDRIQPILQFDEAAVWEAFWNYVVPDTVEAYPDDGYVPQGDDDLPNDLTQDDIPVSPKYFAGFRSLGSEVSTEKSDTEPAWLQDLESTTERAGRAQDKEDLMERLRDLGYM
- a CDS encoding universal stress protein; the encoded protein is MYDNVLVPTDGSSTVRQTLEHALPIAETNDATVHALYVVDTRLLQAATDGTRAEIEANLEGEGRDAVADVADRASEAGLETVEEVRHGTPDKEILRYADDVDADLIVIGTQGKSPREKQISMGSVSERVVDNASVPVFVVRDASDE